The following proteins come from a genomic window of Pseudomonas sp. MAG733B:
- the rlmKL gene encoding bifunctional 23S rRNA (guanine(2069)-N(7))-methyltransferase RlmK/23S rRNA (guanine(2445)-N(2))-methyltransferase RlmL, translated as MSDRFELFLTCPKGLEGLLIEEAVGLGLEEAREHTSAVRGMATMETAYRLCLWSRLANRVLLVLKRFPMKDAEDLYHGVLDIEWQDHMLNDGTLAVEFSGHGSGIDNTHFGALKVKDAIVDKLRTPQGDRPSIDKLNPDLRIHLRLDRGEAILSLDLSGHSLHQRGYRLQQGAAPLKENLAAAILIRSGWPRIAAEGGALADPMCGVGTFLVEAAMIAADMAPNLRREQWGFTAWLGHVPALWKKLHEEASERAAAGLAKPPLWIRGYEADPRLIQPGRNNVERAGLSEWIKIYQGEVATFEPRPDQNQKGLVICNPPYGERLGDEASLLYLYQNLGERLRQACLNWEAAVFTGAPDLGKRMGIRSHKQYSFWNGALPCKLLLIKVLPDQFVTGERRTPEQRQAEREQAAYDEAPSEPQERQYNKNGNPIKPAPAPAPVIEQPRLSEGGQMFANRLQKNLKAMGKWVKREGIDCYRVYDADMPEYSMAIDLYHDWVHVQEYAAPKSIDPEKASARMFDALAAIPQALNIDKSRVVVKRRERQSGTKQYERQAAQGKFVEVNEGGIKLLVNLTDYLDTGLFLDHRPMRMRIQKEAAGKRFLNLFCYTATASVHAAKGGARSTTSVDLSKTYLDWARRNLSLNGFSDKNRLEQGDVMAWLEASRDEYELIFIDPPTFSNSKRMEGVFDVQRDQVQLIDLAMARLAPGGVLYFSNNFRKFDLEPNLSERYAVEEISAQTIDPDFARNPKIHRAWKITAR; from the coding sequence ATGTCCGATCGTTTCGAACTCTTCCTCACTTGCCCAAAAGGCCTTGAAGGCCTGCTCATCGAGGAAGCCGTCGGGCTTGGCCTTGAGGAAGCACGTGAGCACACTTCTGCCGTGCGCGGCATGGCCACCATGGAAACTGCTTATCGCCTGTGCCTGTGGTCGCGTCTGGCCAACCGGGTGCTGCTGGTGCTCAAGCGTTTCCCGATGAAAGACGCCGAAGACCTCTATCACGGCGTACTCGACATCGAGTGGCAAGACCACATGCTCAACGACGGCACCCTGGCCGTCGAATTCAGCGGTCACGGCTCCGGCATCGACAACACTCACTTCGGTGCCTTGAAGGTCAAGGACGCCATCGTCGACAAACTGCGCACCCCGCAGGGCGACCGTCCGTCGATCGACAAGCTCAACCCGGACCTGCGCATTCACCTGCGACTTGACCGTGGCGAAGCGATCCTCTCCCTCGACCTGTCCGGCCACAGCCTGCACCAGCGCGGTTATCGCCTGCAGCAAGGTGCGGCGCCGCTGAAGGAAAACCTCGCGGCCGCCATCCTGATCCGCTCCGGCTGGCCGCGCATTGCAGCCGAAGGCGGCGCGCTGGCTGACCCGATGTGCGGTGTCGGTACGTTCCTCGTCGAAGCAGCAATGATCGCCGCCGATATGGCGCCAAACCTGCGTCGCGAGCAGTGGGGCTTCACCGCCTGGCTTGGTCACGTACCGGCGCTGTGGAAAAAGCTTCACGAAGAAGCCTCCGAGCGCGCCGCTGCCGGTCTGGCCAAGCCGCCGCTGTGGATTCGCGGTTACGAAGCCGACCCACGCCTGATTCAACCGGGCCGCAACAACGTCGAGCGTGCCGGCCTGAGCGAGTGGATCAAGATCTACCAGGGCGAAGTCGCGACGTTCGAGCCACGTCCGGACCAGAACCAGAAGGGCCTGGTGATCTGCAACCCTCCGTACGGCGAGCGTCTGGGTGACGAGGCGAGCCTGCTCTATCTCTACCAGAACCTCGGCGAGCGTCTGCGTCAGGCCTGCCTGAACTGGGAAGCGGCGGTGTTCACCGGCGCGCCGGACCTGGGCAAGCGCATGGGCATCCGCAGCCACAAGCAGTATTCGTTCTGGAACGGTGCGTTGCCGTGCAAGCTGTTGCTGATCAAGGTGCTGCCGGATCAATTCGTCACTGGCGAACGTCGCACCCCGGAACAGCGTCAGGCCGAGCGCGAGCAAGCAGCTTACGATGAGGCGCCGAGCGAACCGCAAGAACGCCAGTACAACAAGAACGGCAACCCGATCAAACCGGCTCCAGCACCGGCCCCGGTGATCGAGCAGCCGCGCCTGAGCGAGGGCGGGCAGATGTTTGCCAACCGCCTGCAAAAGAACCTCAAGGCCATGGGCAAGTGGGTCAAGCGTGAAGGCATCGATTGCTACCGCGTCTACGATGCCGACATGCCGGAATACTCCATGGCCATCGACCTGTATCACGATTGGGTCCACGTCCAGGAATACGCCGCGCCGAAATCCATCGATCCGGAAAAAGCCTCGGCGCGCATGTTCGATGCCCTGGCGGCAATCCCGCAGGCGTTGAACATCGACAAGAGCCGCGTGGTGGTCAAGCGCCGCGAGCGTCAGAGCGGCACCAAGCAGTACGAGCGTCAGGCTGCGCAGGGCAAGTTCGTTGAGGTCAATGAAGGCGGGATCAAGCTGTTGGTGAACCTCACCGACTACCTCGACACCGGTCTGTTCCTCGACCACCGCCCAATGCGCATGCGGATTCAGAAAGAGGCGGCCGGCAAGCGCTTCCTCAACCTGTTCTGCTACACCGCCACCGCCAGTGTTCATGCAGCCAAGGGCGGCGCGCGCAGCACCACCAGTGTCGACTTGTCGAAAACCTATCTGGACTGGGCGCGGCGCAACCTGTCGCTTAACGGTTTCTCCGACAAGAACCGTCTGGAGCAGGGCGACGTGATGGCCTGGCTCGAGGCCAGCCGCGACGAGTACGAACTGATCTTCATCGACCCGCCGACCTTCTCCAACTCCAAGCGCATGGAAGGGGTTTTCGACGTGCAGCGTGATCAGGTGCAATTGATCGACCTGGCCATGGCACGCCTGGCACCGGGTGGCGTTTTGTACTTCTCCAACAACTTCCGCAAGTTCGATCTGGAGCCAAATCTCAGCGAGCGTTATGCGGTCGAAGAGATCAGCGCACAGACCATCGATCCGGATTTTGCCCGTAATCCCAAGATCCACCGCGCCTGGAAAATCACGGCTCGTTGA
- a CDS encoding diguanylate cyclase: MSLHAVRPKILGFISEDVSAWLVALLVLLVGGILTGLLAWSTLNLFHHQLRQRFQLLASERYSRIEERFEDQEQRLDGLRRFFANSDSVSREEFNGYTQPLLHRTQAYSFAERVSRDERAAFERGVRDEGLSDFTLRELNADGQLQLAAERDEYVVVLYSQTQSKLGSPLGYDLLAQPLRRATLERADQHGRMAVSQPMHLVSIEPAYARGVLLVAPVMLRNQPDTSASKPFGYVMAVISMRQLLADGLPEAGRDYLSVRILDLSIDDQHEVLFESPNPPAVSELSATRLLRLADHEYQVDIQPSEAFLQANHSSVTTLVVLGGLLSVLLSALLYVLVSQRQRALKMVEQRTEELRARELELRGTHGQLRGVLNAATQVAIIATDLRGVISTFNAGAEQMLGYTNAEVVGHMTLENLHLPRELAARSTELSARFGKPVPTCHAMLVEGSVGGGHEAREWTLVRGDGSHLSVNMLATPVLDEQGLWVGHLAVCIDITERKRVHEALAARDLLLKKLSAHVPGGIYQFKMEFDGRFSVIYASDGIREIYELEPDVLLLNAEAIFTRIHPQDTTRVRASIRDSADTLGHWREEYRVQLPQRGLRWVRGEATPEELPGGGVLWHGYISDITDMKRVEEELRALSITDSLTGIHNRRYFQERLTTEMARVERGGGELSVIMLDIDHFKRINDQHGHAVGDRVLQVVCERIGHRLRRTDVFCRLGGEEFMVLCPDIDGEQAYVLALELWQGLRSSPIDEVGVVTASFGIASWRVGEGADALLLRADSGVYAAKQEGRDRVQGETN; encoded by the coding sequence ATGTCGTTGCACGCCGTGCGCCCAAAGATCCTGGGTTTTATCAGTGAAGATGTCTCGGCCTGGCTGGTCGCGCTCCTGGTTTTGCTCGTCGGCGGCATTCTCACGGGATTGTTGGCGTGGTCGACGCTCAATCTGTTTCACCATCAATTGCGGCAACGTTTTCAACTGCTGGCCAGTGAGCGTTACAGCCGTATCGAAGAACGTTTCGAAGATCAGGAGCAGCGCCTCGATGGCCTGCGCAGGTTCTTTGCCAATTCCGATTCGGTCTCCCGAGAGGAATTCAATGGTTATACCCAACCTCTGTTGCACCGCACCCAGGCGTATTCGTTTGCCGAACGGGTAAGTCGAGACGAACGCGCAGCTTTCGAGCGCGGTGTCCGGGATGAGGGCCTGAGTGACTTTACCCTGCGCGAACTCAACGCTGACGGCCAGCTGCAATTGGCCGCAGAACGGGATGAGTACGTGGTGGTGCTGTACAGCCAGACGCAAAGCAAACTCGGCTCTCCGCTGGGCTACGATTTGCTGGCGCAACCGTTGCGGCGCGCGACCCTGGAGCGGGCCGATCAGCATGGGCGCATGGCGGTCTCGCAACCGATGCACCTGGTCAGTATTGAACCGGCGTATGCGCGGGGCGTGCTGCTAGTCGCGCCGGTCATGCTGCGCAATCAACCGGACACGTCGGCGAGCAAGCCGTTCGGCTACGTCATGGCGGTCATCAGCATGCGACAGTTGTTGGCCGACGGATTGCCGGAGGCGGGCCGGGATTATCTCTCGGTGCGTATCCTCGACCTGTCCATCGATGATCAGCACGAAGTCCTGTTTGAATCACCGAACCCGCCTGCCGTCAGCGAATTGTCCGCGACCCGGCTGTTGCGCCTGGCGGACCACGAGTATCAAGTCGACATCCAGCCCAGTGAAGCTTTCCTGCAGGCCAACCATTCCTCGGTGACCACATTGGTCGTACTCGGTGGTTTGCTCAGTGTGCTGCTCAGTGCCTTGCTCTACGTGCTGGTCAGTCAGCGGCAGCGCGCGCTGAAAATGGTGGAGCAACGCACCGAAGAACTGCGCGCCCGCGAACTGGAACTACGCGGCACCCACGGCCAATTACGCGGCGTGCTGAATGCCGCGACCCAAGTGGCGATCATCGCCACGGATCTGCGAGGGGTGATCAGTACCTTCAATGCCGGCGCCGAGCAGATGCTCGGATATACCAACGCCGAGGTAGTGGGGCACATGACCCTGGAGAATCTGCACCTGCCCCGGGAGCTCGCGGCACGCTCGACGGAGTTGAGCGCACGTTTCGGCAAACCGGTCCCGACCTGTCACGCGATGTTGGTCGAAGGTAGCGTGGGTGGCGGTCATGAGGCGCGGGAGTGGACGCTGGTGCGAGGCGATGGCAGCCATTTGAGCGTGAACATGCTGGCCACACCGGTACTCGACGAGCAAGGCCTGTGGGTCGGGCACCTGGCGGTGTGCATCGACATCACCGAGCGCAAACGCGTGCATGAAGCTCTGGCCGCGCGGGACCTGTTGCTGAAGAAGCTCAGCGCCCATGTCCCCGGTGGCATCTATCAATTCAAGATGGAATTCGACGGTCGCTTCAGCGTCATCTATGCCAGCGACGGCATTCGCGAAATCTACGAACTCGAACCCGACGTGTTGTTGCTTAATGCCGAAGCGATCTTCACGCGGATTCATCCCCAGGACACCACGCGCGTACGCGCTTCGATCCGTGATTCGGCGGATACCCTCGGCCATTGGCGCGAAGAGTACCGCGTGCAATTGCCGCAACGTGGCCTGCGCTGGGTCCGTGGCGAGGCGACGCCGGAAGAACTGCCAGGCGGTGGTGTGCTGTGGCATGGCTACATTTCGGACATCACCGACATGAAGCGGGTGGAAGAAGAACTGCGTGCGCTGTCGATCACCGATTCGCTGACCGGCATCCATAACCGCCGCTATTTCCAGGAGCGCCTGACCACCGAGATGGCTCGGGTAGAACGCGGTGGCGGCGAGCTATCGGTGATCATGCTCGACATCGACCACTTCAAGCGCATCAATGATCAGCACGGCCATGCTGTCGGCGATCGGGTGTTGCAGGTGGTGTGCGAGCGCATCGGCCATCGGTTGCGACGCACGGATGTTTTTTGCCGTTTGGGCGGTGAGGAATTCATGGTGCTGTGCCCGGACATCGACGGCGAACAGGCTTATGTGCTGGCGCTGGAGTTGTGGCAAGGCTTGCGTAGCTCACCGATCGATGAGGTCGGTGTCGTCACTGCGAGTTTCGGGATTGCCAGTTGGCGGGTCGGCGAGGGCGCGGATGCGCTGCTGCTGAGGGCGGACTCGGGGGTGTATGCGGCGAAGCAGGAGGGCAGGGATCGAGTGCAGGGCGAGACGAATTAA